The genomic stretch TCGACAAAAAATTGTCTAGCTGAGTCATCTGATTTATCCTTCCCAGCCACCATGTGACTACATGCTTTGTCAAAGCAAAGCATATACTGAACTGGGAGTTATGTCACTAGACTTGCCAAACTGCTTCAAAATCTGTTGCCTACTATATGGAGCTAGTTATTTGATTCCGAGACAGAATACCCAGGAAGCTTGTCGACTTTGACTTCCTTCATGAAGCCTCTTATTCTCTCCGCATCAACATACCTTCCAGCGTCAGAATACACGTTTGCCAGGCTCATGTAGTAGCCACTCTTTGCAGGAGACATGGCCATCAGCCTCTTCGAAATCCATTCGGCAGCATCCACTTCACCATGCACTCGGCAAGCTGCCAGTATGCCACCAAGCATGGCCTCGTCTGGCTGGCAAGGCATTTCCTCTATGAGATTGACGGCCTCGGTAACACGGCCAGCCCTCCCTAATGCATCAGCCACGCAAGAGTAATGCTTCAGCTCAGGCTTGATGCCCTTCTGCTTCATCTGCTGGAATATAGCATATGCTTTCTCCACCATGCCCGAATGTGCACAGGCTGACAGGGCCCCGAGGAAGGTGACCGAGTTCTGTTCCACTCCTCTGGCCACCATCTCATCAAAAAGCCTCAGAGCAACATCAGAGCTCCCGTTTAAACCATGACCGACGATCAGCGCGCTCCACGAGATAACATCCCGCCTGGGCATCACGGAGAACACCCGTTCGGCGTACGCAAGCTCCCCACACTTGACGTACGTGTCCACAAGGGCGTTTCCTAGGGAGAGAGGCATCCCCAGGAACCTCCGGACGCAGCACGCGTGCACGCTTCTCCCGTGGCGCCGCCAGCCGAGCTGCCCGCACGCGAGAAGAAGGCTGACCATGACCACC from Lolium rigidum isolate FL_2022 chromosome 4, APGP_CSIRO_Lrig_0.1, whole genome shotgun sequence encodes the following:
- the LOC124706484 gene encoding pentatricopeptide repeat-containing protein At4g14170-like: MLARGFPPDHFTLPPVLRSCALTGSAALAASAHALSVKLGAQGNLFVASALVQCYAGMSNLPHARRLFDGMRERDAVLWTSMLSAYSQGGQPEEAMRFFEGMVAAEVQLDAVVMVSLLLACGQLGWRRHGRSVHACCVRRFLGMPLSLGNALVDTYVKCGELAYAERVFSVMPRRDVISWSALIVGHGLNGSSDVALRLFDEMVARGVEQNSVTFLGALSACAHSGMVEKAYAIFQQMKQKGIKPELKHYSCVADALGRAGRVTEAVNLIEEMPCQPDEAMLGGILAACRVHGEVDAAEWISKRLMAMSPAKSGYYMSLANVYSDAGRYVDAERIRGFMKEVKVDKLPGYSVSESNN